In one window of Nakamurella sp. PAMC28650 DNA:
- a CDS encoding SDR family oxidoreductase: MRVFITGGTGLIGSAVVAELLGHAHTVLALARSDASARAAEAAGAETIRGGIADLDVLRGGAARADGVIHLAFSNDFSSAAAVARSVAEETAALLALGEELVGSDRPLITVSGTPWVPGRTSTEADAVPTDGPVGGRGRTVTAILALASRGVRSAAIRLPRTVHNEGDGGFAGLLTQIARQTGVSGYPGDGTQRWPAVHALDAAVLFRLALESAPAGTAWHAVGDEGDAVRDIATVIGRRLGLPVESVPEANFGPLGAIFAMDQPSSSARTREALGWQPTHLSLLEDLENIQP; this comes from the coding sequence ATGCGCGTCTTCATCACCGGTGGCACCGGCTTGATCGGCTCCGCCGTCGTGGCCGAGCTCCTCGGCCACGCCCACACCGTCCTCGCCCTCGCCCGCTCCGATGCCTCCGCACGCGCCGCCGAGGCTGCCGGCGCCGAAACCATCCGCGGAGGTATCGCCGACCTCGACGTCCTGCGCGGCGGCGCCGCCCGGGCGGACGGCGTGATCCACCTCGCCTTCAGCAACGACTTCAGCAGTGCCGCCGCCGTGGCCCGTTCGGTGGCCGAGGAGACCGCCGCCCTCCTGGCCCTGGGCGAGGAACTCGTCGGCAGCGACCGCCCTCTGATCACCGTCTCGGGGACGCCGTGGGTACCGGGCCGTACCTCCACCGAGGCCGACGCGGTACCGACCGACGGGCCGGTCGGTGGTCGTGGACGCACCGTCACGGCCATCCTTGCTCTGGCCTCGCGCGGGGTCCGCAGCGCGGCGATTCGCCTGCCGCGCACCGTCCACAACGAGGGCGACGGCGGGTTCGCCGGCCTGCTGACGCAGATCGCGCGCCAGACCGGGGTGTCGGGCTACCCGGGTGACGGCACCCAACGCTGGCCGGCGGTGCACGCACTCGACGCGGCCGTCCTGTTCCGCCTGGCTCTGGAGTCCGCGCCGGCCGGGACCGCGTGGCATGCCGTCGGCGACGAGGGTGACGCGGTCCGCGACATCGCAACCGTCATCGGCCGCCGACTGGGTCTGCCGGTCGAGTCGGTGCCGGAGGCGAACTTCGGCCCGCTGGGGGCAATCTTCGCGATGGACCAGCCCTCCTCCAGTGCCCGCACCCGCGAGGCGCTCGGCTGGCAGCCCACGCACCTCAGCCTGCTGGAGGACCTGGAGAACATCCAGCCCTGA
- a CDS encoding helix-turn-helix transcriptional regulator, with the protein MVRLPLTPAEVERGERLGALLRRARRERSMLDVALEAGVSPETLRKIETGRVATPAFPTIAAIADVLGLSLDLVWAEVNQPDGGAKPTRSGRKARERLAS; encoded by the coding sequence ATGGTCAGATTGCCTCTCACCCCCGCCGAGGTCGAACGCGGGGAGCGCCTCGGCGCTCTCCTGCGTCGAGCCCGAAGGGAGCGCTCGATGCTCGATGTCGCGTTGGAGGCCGGTGTCTCGCCGGAGACCCTCCGCAAGATCGAGACCGGTCGGGTCGCCACCCCGGCGTTCCCGACCATCGCGGCGATCGCCGACGTCCTCGGTCTCTCCCTCGACTTGGTGTGGGCCGAGGTCAACCAGCCTGACGGTGGGGCCAAACCCACCAGATCAGGTCGCAAGGCACGTGAACGGCTGGCCTCGTAG
- a CDS encoding TetR/AcrR family transcriptional regulator: MGAQTLSRRELYREQTRAEIMTIGLRQIADGGAEALSLNAIAKEMAVSGAALYRYFAGRDDLLAALVVQAYEDLARSLEAATARRHRSGPARVHAVAAAYRAWALGQPHCYRLVFSTRLDSGRLASDEIVLASQRSMNVFLDALGSLSPHPGSSGRAVTPALAAQLEAWHRRSTDPALPPETLRLGVTCWTRLHGIMSLELDGHLQATNIDPGLLYRAEVEDLIG, translated from the coding sequence ATGGGCGCACAGACGTTGAGCCGGCGGGAGCTGTACCGGGAGCAGACGCGGGCGGAGATCATGACGATCGGTTTGCGTCAGATCGCCGACGGCGGCGCAGAAGCACTGTCGCTGAACGCAATCGCAAAGGAGATGGCCGTATCCGGAGCCGCGCTGTACCGCTACTTCGCCGGTCGCGACGATCTTCTCGCCGCTCTGGTCGTGCAGGCCTACGAGGATCTCGCCCGGTCGTTGGAGGCGGCGACCGCCAGGCGCCACAGGTCCGGCCCGGCGCGCGTCCACGCCGTGGCCGCCGCCTACCGAGCCTGGGCGCTGGGTCAACCGCACTGCTACCGACTGGTCTTCTCCACCCGGCTGGACTCCGGCCGCCTCGCCTCGGACGAGATCGTCCTGGCCTCGCAGCGGAGCATGAACGTGTTCCTTGACGCGCTCGGCAGCCTGTCGCCCCACCCCGGATCCAGCGGACGGGCGGTCACCCCGGCACTGGCCGCCCAGCTCGAGGCCTGGCACCGCCGCTCCACCGATCCGGCTCTACCGCCGGAGACGCTCCGTCTGGGCGTGACATGCTGGACCCGCCTCCACGGCATCATGAGCCTCGAACTAGACGGCCATCTCCAGGCCACGAACATCGACCCGGGCCTGCTCTACCGCGCCGAGGTCGAGGATCTGATCGGTTGA
- a CDS encoding MFS transporter gives MTTTAAAATLTSMDRPPDPRRWKALALLATAEFMVVLDASIVNIALPDIGNGLHLAAAHLAWIITAYVVAFGALLPLGGRLADLLGRRMVFTAGIGLFSAASVAAGIASNGAVLIGARALQGIGAALLAPAALSLVTSTFQEGRERTRALSIWGAVAAGGAAAGVLFGGLLTGGLGWRSVFLINVPIGVAVISVVRRVVSESRAERTGHLGVADFDLLGAASVTGGLVAIVVGLSQATTRGWTSPATLGLLVAGVALLTIFVGLQASGSHPLIPLRLLKLRTVAAGNAVMLLTGIAMLGLFYFLSLYEQIVLGYGPITAGLSQLPLALALILAAGMAAPLIARLSDRVVLTAGLLGLAAGLTWFGTAPAHGSFLVDIIGPSVLVGIGLGMAFVPITSIAVAGVPARDAGVAGGLVNTSQQIGGALGLAALATLANSRTHSAAATHTALSAVNSGYSSAFLAAAAVAGVASLVAVTAVGRHH, from the coding sequence ATGACCACTACTGCAGCAGCCGCCACCCTGACGAGCATGGACCGGCCGCCGGACCCGCGCCGGTGGAAGGCGCTCGCCCTGCTGGCCACCGCGGAGTTCATGGTGGTGCTCGACGCCTCCATCGTGAACATCGCGCTACCGGACATCGGGAATGGTCTGCACCTGGCCGCGGCCCACCTGGCCTGGATCATCACCGCCTACGTCGTCGCCTTCGGAGCGCTGCTGCCGCTCGGTGGTCGCCTGGCCGACCTGCTCGGACGCCGGATGGTGTTCACCGCGGGCATCGGGTTGTTCTCGGCCGCATCGGTGGCGGCCGGAATCGCATCCAACGGCGCCGTCCTGATCGGGGCGCGGGCACTGCAGGGGATCGGCGCCGCACTGCTGGCCCCCGCCGCACTGTCATTGGTGACCAGCACCTTTCAAGAAGGCAGGGAGCGCACCAGGGCCCTGAGCATCTGGGGTGCGGTCGCCGCCGGCGGCGCCGCGGCCGGTGTCCTGTTCGGTGGCCTGCTCACCGGCGGCCTGGGCTGGCGTTCGGTCTTCCTGATCAACGTGCCGATCGGGGTCGCCGTCATCTCAGTTGTTCGACGGGTGGTATCCGAAAGCCGGGCAGAGCGCACGGGACACCTGGGTGTCGCAGACTTCGACCTGCTCGGTGCGGCCAGCGTCACCGGCGGACTGGTCGCCATCGTGGTGGGCCTCTCGCAGGCCACGACTCGGGGCTGGACCTCACCGGCGACCCTAGGGCTGCTCGTCGCGGGGGTCGCGCTGCTGACGATCTTCGTTGGCCTGCAGGCCTCCGGCAGCCACCCCCTGATCCCGCTGCGCCTGCTGAAGCTGCGGACCGTCGCAGCAGGCAACGCGGTCATGTTGCTCACCGGCATCGCCATGCTCGGCCTGTTCTACTTCCTGTCGCTCTACGAGCAGATCGTGCTCGGGTACGGACCGATCACCGCCGGGCTCTCCCAGCTGCCGTTGGCCCTCGCGCTGATCCTGGCGGCCGGAATGGCTGCACCGTTGATCGCACGATTGTCCGACCGCGTCGTGCTGACCGCCGGCCTCCTCGGTCTGGCCGCCGGACTGACCTGGTTCGGTACTGCACCGGCGCACGGTAGCTTCCTGGTCGACATTATCGGCCCTTCAGTACTTGTCGGCATCGGGCTGGGAATGGCGTTCGTACCGATCACCAGCATCGCGGTCGCCGGTGTGCCCGCCCGGGATGCCGGCGTCGCGGGCGGACTGGTCAACACCAGCCAGCAGATCGGCGGCGCACTGGGACTGGCCGCACTGGCCACCCTGGCCAACTCCCGCACCCATTCCGCCGCGGCCACCCACACCGCGCTGTCTGCGGTGAACTCCGGTTACTCCTCGGCCTTCCTCGCCGCCGCCGCCGTCGCGGGCGTCGCGTCGCTCGTCGCCGTCACCGCCGTCGGCCGCCACCACTGA
- a CDS encoding sensor histidine kinase translates to MAAMKTHRRPPVADIVVGVLCTVLSLAVFLTLPALTAGDPGAATLIAVSPGSVRWWLFLLGLLAQGVLLTCAGRTPRLSMIGAATLAFAMSWSTPGAAYGISSATVLVLVFRAVVGVPLARLASALVSAGILVALGQTVNGIGGEALKPGGAVIGAMVQALAVIAIPAVLGLLVRSRNEVREARHDEQLARTEQRDAQVQAAVSRERTAMARELHDIAAHHLSGIALMAAVVDRQIDTAPKEAHRGVQQVRAQSTAVLDDLRRLVGLLRDDSEGERSVQTLAAVPELVERADEQGPIALDVRTADGRELGQGIGPLAQLALYRTIQEALTNAVTHAPGAARVVEIDDRDDRFVVVTVTNSSPSVAGTRSSAGGFGLVGMRERAELVGANLRFGPTADGGWQVRASVPRESRESAGRSSRIRPVSTPDVADVVGTT, encoded by the coding sequence ATGGCCGCCATGAAAACCCACCGACGGCCCCCTGTCGCCGACATCGTGGTCGGCGTCCTGTGCACTGTCCTGTCCCTCGCAGTATTCCTGACGCTCCCCGCGCTGACGGCCGGCGATCCCGGGGCGGCCACGCTCATCGCGGTGTCACCGGGAAGCGTGCGCTGGTGGCTGTTCCTCCTCGGGCTCCTGGCCCAGGGCGTCCTGCTGACATGCGCGGGCCGCACTCCGAGACTGTCGATGATCGGTGCGGCGACCCTCGCGTTCGCGATGTCCTGGTCAACACCCGGTGCGGCCTACGGTATCTCGAGCGCTACCGTCCTGGTCCTGGTCTTCCGCGCGGTCGTGGGGGTACCCCTGGCACGGCTCGCCTCGGCCCTGGTGTCGGCCGGAATCCTCGTTGCCCTGGGGCAGACGGTCAATGGCATCGGGGGCGAGGCGCTGAAACCGGGCGGAGCCGTCATCGGGGCGATGGTCCAAGCGCTCGCAGTCATCGCCATTCCGGCGGTCCTCGGCCTGCTGGTGCGGTCGAGGAACGAGGTGCGCGAGGCCCGCCACGACGAGCAGCTGGCGAGAACGGAGCAACGGGACGCACAGGTCCAGGCCGCGGTGTCACGAGAACGGACAGCGATGGCGCGGGAGTTGCACGACATCGCGGCACACCACCTCTCGGGTATCGCACTGATGGCGGCCGTCGTCGACCGACAGATCGATACCGCCCCGAAGGAGGCTCATCGGGGCGTGCAACAGGTCCGCGCCCAGAGCACCGCCGTACTGGACGACCTGCGGCGCCTCGTCGGTCTGCTCCGCGACGACAGCGAGGGCGAGCGATCCGTCCAGACCCTTGCGGCGGTGCCGGAACTCGTCGAGCGCGCTGACGAGCAGGGGCCGATCGCACTCGACGTTCGCACCGCCGACGGCCGCGAGCTGGGCCAAGGCATCGGGCCGCTTGCGCAGCTGGCCCTCTACCGGACGATCCAGGAGGCTCTGACGAATGCCGTCACCCATGCACCCGGGGCAGCCCGTGTCGTCGAGATCGACGACCGCGACGACCGGTTCGTGGTGGTCACCGTGACGAACTCTTCACCGAGCGTGGCAGGCACTCGTTCCTCGGCCGGCGGATTCGGGCTCGTGGGCATGCGGGAACGTGCCGAGCTGGTCGGCGCCAATCTGCGTTTCGGCCCTACAGCCGACGGCGGCTGGCAGGTCCGCGCCTCCGTGCCGAGAGAGTCGAGGGAGTCCGCCGGCCGGTCTTCCAGGATCCGCCCCGTCAGTACCCCAGATGTCGCCGACGTCGTGGGCACCACATGA
- a CDS encoding TetR/AcrR family transcriptional regulator, which translates to MTRWEPGARERLVLAAVDLFTEQGYDATTVAQIAERAGVTKSTFFRHFADKRELLVAGQDTLGQLLADGIAEAPGDASPLEAVAAGLERASSAMGPTNRDLGPRLKAAVAASAELQERDALKSVGLAAAMTTALVARGVPDPAAHLAGELGVLAFKRGYAEWSEGDRDADDQLAPYALAALAELRAASISLG; encoded by the coding sequence ATGACGAGATGGGAACCCGGTGCGCGCGAGCGACTGGTGCTGGCTGCCGTCGACCTGTTCACCGAGCAGGGGTACGACGCCACGACGGTCGCGCAGATCGCAGAGCGGGCCGGCGTCACCAAGAGCACCTTCTTCCGTCACTTCGCCGACAAGCGCGAGTTGCTGGTGGCAGGCCAGGACACGCTGGGCCAGCTACTGGCCGATGGCATCGCCGAGGCACCTGGTGATGCGAGTCCGCTCGAGGCCGTGGCGGCCGGTCTGGAGCGCGCATCCAGCGCGATGGGCCCGACGAACCGGGACCTCGGCCCACGGCTGAAGGCAGCCGTTGCGGCCAGCGCCGAACTCCAGGAACGGGACGCCCTGAAGAGCGTCGGCCTCGCGGCTGCGATGACCACTGCCCTGGTGGCCCGCGGGGTGCCAGACCCGGCCGCGCACCTTGCCGGTGAGCTGGGTGTCCTGGCGTTCAAGCGCGGCTACGCCGAGTGGTCCGAGGGTGATCGTGACGCCGACGACCAGCTCGCGCCGTACGCGCTGGCGGCCCTGGCCGAACTGCGGGCGGCGTCCATCTCGCTGGGCTGA